In Syntrophobacterales bacterium, the sequence TAGCGAGACCATTCTGGCTGAATTTGTTGATAACATCATTAATATTAAAAGTTTATAATGTAAGGACCATTAGTGTAGAATAATTATTTTTACCGTTGACATGAAAGCGAGACAGGAGTAGGAGCACCGCTTATGTTTAAACTTGTTAAAAAAATAATTGCCACACCCAATAACATCGTCTCGCTGAATCTTGAGGATTGCGAGCAGGTGGAGGTTACTGAAGTTGGCATAAAGATTGAAGAAAAAGTGAAGCGTCTCTTCCGGGGATCGCTTGCTATCAGACAGGTGGACGCAGGCTCCGACAATGCCGCCGAACAGGAACTGGTAGCCTTGTCCAATCCTTTTTACGATGTCGAGCGGTTCGGAATCCATTTTGTCGCTTCGCCCCGCCACGCCGACATGCTGATAGTAACAGGCCCGGTGACCCGGAATATGGCAGAAGCGGTGCGGCGGGCGTACGGAGCGACGCCGGATCCCAAGATCGTGGTGGCGCTCGGCGACGACGCCATTAACGGAGGCATCTATCGGGAAAGTTACGCGGTACTTGACGCGGTTAAAAACGTCATCCCGGTTGATTACGAGATTCCGGGCAATCCGCCCTCCCCTAAAACCATTCTCTGTCATTTGGTTAAAATATTGTACAGAGTATCTGCGGCGCATTGATCATGATTGAATTTATTATATCGCCGGACGGCTTTATCATATTGCTGCTGTTGTTTCTGCTGGGGGCTCTCGGCGCGGCGCTGCTGAAAAATAATGATGAGTCGGCCAACTACTGGAGCAGCTTCTTCGCGATAGCCGGTTCGCTCTGGGGCGTCCTGTTCGGTCTGGGGTCGCTTTTTGCCGTCCGGCCGCTCCTGTTTACCATCGGGGCCTCCCCCTTTTCGCTTTTGCAGTTTTCCTTTCTGATCGACAAGCTGGCCGCCTTCTTCGTTTTTATCATCTGCCTGATCGCCCTCTTCTGTTCGCTCTACGGCATTGACTATGTTAGGCAGTACTACCGCAAATACAGCATCGGGTCGCTGGGATTTTTTTACAACCTCTTTATTGCCGGGATGCTGCTCGTGGTTACCGCGACCAACGGACTTTTTTTCCTGCTTGCCTGGGAGATCATGTCGGTCGCGTCCTTTTTCCTGGTCATCTACGATCGCCATGAACAGGAAAATATCCGGGCAGGGTTTCTTTACTTAGTCATGACGCATGTCGGCACCTCCTTTATCATCGCGGCCTTTCTGCTCCTTTACAAATTTACCGGGTCGTTCGAATTTTCGCTGATCAGAAATGGGGCGGGAATGATTCCCGGCTCAGTCAAAAACGCCGTTTTCGTTTTATCGCTGATCGGGTTCGGCACAAAGGCCGGCATTATCCCGCTGCATATCTGGCTCCCCGGCGCGCACCCGGCGGCCCCTTCGCACGTCTCGGGGCTAATGTCCGGCGTGATGATAAAAACCGGGATATACATGATGATCCGGATTTTTCTCGATCTGCTCCAGCCGTTTCCGTTGTGGTGGGGGGTGGTTCTGCTCATCACCGGCGCGGTTTCTTCCCTGCTGGGCGTCCTTTACGCCCTGACCGAGCACGACATCAAAAAGCTGCTGGCCTACCACAGCATAGAAAATATCGGGATCATCCTGCTGGGTCTCGGGAGCGCCCTCACCTTTCTTTCCCTCCAAATGCCGGCGCTCGCGCTGGTCGGTTTGGTCGCCTCCCTTTTTCATACGTTAAACCACGCCACCTTCAAGTCGCTCCTTTTTCTCGGCGCCGGTTCGGTGATCAATCAAACGCACACCCGAAACATGGAGGAATATGGCGGTCTTATCAAATTAATGCCGCAGACCGCGCTGCTTTTTCTCGTTGGGTCCATGGCCATCACGGCCCTGCCGCCCTTTAATGGTTTTTTCAGCGAATGGCTCACCTTCCAAGCGCTCTTCCAGGGAATCGCAGCTCCCAATTCACAGGTAATCTGGATATTTGTGATAGCGGCGGGCGCACTGGCCTTTACCGGCGGTCTGGCGCTTGCCTGTTTCGTCAAGGCCTTTGGCGCGATCTTTCTCGCCCGTCCCCGCAGCGACGAGGCCAAGCACGCCAAAGAATCCTCCCCCTTCATGCTCGCCGGGATGTGGTCGCTGGGGGCGCTGTCGCTGTTATTCGGGGTTGGTTCCGGCTATGTTTCTCAAGTTCTTCAAGCAGTTGGAGGCGAGTTTGCGGTCTTCCAAAATCTTCCTGCCCCGTTTTTGCACACGGAAGGGGGATGGATCACAGTCGGCGGCTTTTCCTCCGTCTTTGCGCCGGCAATATTTCTGGCGTTGCTCTTGGCGCTTTTGGCCGTTGTCTTTGCGGTCAACCGCCTGCTCAGTCGTCGGCAGACCGTCAGGACCGGCCCCACCTGGGATTGCGGCACGGATCTGACGCCCCGCATGGAAATTACCTCAACCGGGTTCGCACGTTCCATCATCCTTATATTTAAGGGAATCTTGAAACCGACCATGCAAAAAGCGGTTGAATATCGGGACGGGGAGTCGCGCTATCTGCCGAAGTCGAGGATGATCAAGCTCGGCATGAACGATATCTACGAGAAATATCTCTATGAACCGGCCCAGGCCTTTGTCCTCAAATTTTCGCTCTACGCCAAAAAGGTGCAGAGCGGCTTGATCAACATGTATATCCTTTACATTTTAATCGCCCTGGTCGGCGTTTTACTTTTTTCACTGTGAACTATGAATATAATTTTTGACATACTGCAACCGCTTTTCGTCCCTTTGCTTTCGCCGCTCTTGATCGGCGTCGTCAAGAAGATCAAGGCAAAAATGCAAAATCGCCAGGGCGCGGGCGTTCTTCAGCCGTATCGGGACTTATGGAAGCTTTTTCACAAGGATGAGGTAATCAGTCAAGACGCCTCCTGGATTTTCCGCATGGCGCCCTATATCATCTTCGCGGTCACGCTCATTGTCGGCGCCTTCATCCCTATATTCAATTTGAACACCTTCACAGCCCCCCTCGGCGATTTGCTCGCCGTTGTGTATCTGCTAGCAATCGGTACGTTTTTTCTGGCTCTGGCCGGAATCGATACCGGCAGCGCGTTCGGCGGGTTCGCCTCCAGCCGCGAAATGACCGTTTCGGCGCTCGCGGAAGTGGGCCTGATCTTTTCGTTTTTTATCCTATCATTGGTGAGCGGCAGCACAAACCTCTTTACAATCGCCGATTCCGTACTCGTCGCCAATATCACCTCCCTGCAGCCGATCATCCTGGCCGGTCTGGGATATTTTATAGTACTGCTGGCCGAGGGCGGGCGGTATCCCTTTGACAACCCGGCAACCCACCTTGAACTGACCATGATTCACGAAGCGATGATTTTGGAATATTGCGGCCGGCGGTTGGCGCTCATGGAGTGGGCAGCTGCCAATAAGTTATTTATTTTCATGACTTTGGGAGCTAATTTATTCTTTCCGTGGGGGCTGATGCATGAGTTTTCATTGGCCGCCCTGATTGTTGCCGTCGCCGTTTTCGCTCTCAAACTATCGGCGTTCTGTTTTGCAATTGCCTTTATCGAGTCCGGCATCGCCAAATTCCGCTTCTTCCGTCTGCCGGATTTGCTTATCGTCTCTTTCATACTTAATATTGTCGCAATCGGGTTAATTAAATAAAATGGAACTGTTCTCCCCACACTTTCTGGCAGTAGCGATTTTTCTGACGATCATCTTCTCCCATATCGTCAAGAGAAACATTATCATCGTTACCGTTTACGGCATTCAGTCGTCGGCAATCGTGCTGCTGCTGTTCCGCTCGTTTTTAGAGACAAAGTCCCTGGCGATGCTCTTTATCGTTATCCTCGTTGCCGCCATCAAGGTTTTCCTGCCGCTCCGTTTTTTTATCGGCTTTATCCGAAAGTACGAAACGGGCTTGTCCTCATCCGCATATCTGAATTTGCCCCTGACCCTGATTGTGGTCGCGGCGCTGAGCACGTTTGCGCACAGCCGGCTGTTTGCGCCGCTTGCGACAATCGTACCGGGAAATAGCGCCCTGCTTTCGCTCAGCATCGCCGGGATGATGATCTCGCTTTTATTGATGATCAACCGTAAAGGCATCTTGTCGCAGATCATCGGGGTGCTTTCGCTGGAAAACGCCATCGTGGAATTCGGTTTGTTTGCCGGCCTCGAACAATCGCCCGTGCTGCAGCTTGGCATCATGTTCAACATCCTGGTCTGGCTGATTATTACGGCCGTTTTTTCCTCAATGATCTACCGGCATTTTGGAGCGCTGGAGACGGCGGGAATGAAGAGTTTGAAAGAATAGTCAATGGAACCTGTTATCATCATATCGATTTTGTCGCTCGCCGCCATGGCCTGTCTGCTCCTCAAGAGCCTCCGGGCGATCGAGTATGTCTCCCTCGGCGCTGCCGCTATCGTTTTTATCGCAGCCGTCAGCCTGGCGCTTGACGTCTCCGTTCATCCCTCTCTTGCTTCCGCCCAGTTTTTTTGGGTCGATCCGCTGGCGGCGATCATTGCCCTGCTGATCGGAACGGTCGGTTTGGCCGCGGCGTTCTATTCCATATTTTACCTCCGTGCGGAGATGGCCAAGGGGATCATCGGGTTTCACCGCGTCAAGCAGTATTTCATCCTGTTCAACCTTTTTCTCCTGGCGATGTTCTTTGCGGTAATGGTCAACAATCCGATTTTGATGTGGATCGCGATTGAATCGACGACGCTTTCCACCGTCTTTCTGATCAGCTTCTACGACAAGCCAACCGCCCTCGAAGCCGCCTGGAAATATTTGATCATCAACTCCACCGGTCTCTTGCTGGGATTTTTCGGAACGCTCCTCTATTTTACCTCGGTGCACTCAACGGGTGGAAATGATTTGATAAGCTGGGAGATATTAAGGGCAAACACGGCGAATTTGAATCCGCTCATCGCCAAGATCGCCTTTATTTTTGTTCTGATCGGTTACGGTACGAAGGTCGGATTTGCGCCGATGCACACCTGGCTTCCCGACGCCCACAGCAAAGCCCCGGCGCCGATCAGCGCCCTCCTCTCCGGCGTACTGCTTAATATCGCCCTTTTTGCCGTCCTGCGCTTCAAACTGCTTACCGACGCGGTTGCCGGGCAGGCTTTTTCCGAGGGACTCCTCATGTTGTTCGGCCTCGTTTCGATCATCATCGCCGCCCTGATCATGCTGACCCAGCAAAATTATAAGCGGCTTTTGGCATACTCGAGCATTGAAAACATGGGGATAGTGGCGCTCGGTTTCGGCATGGGAGGAATCGGGGTTTTTGCCGCGATCCTCCACATGATCTATCATGCCCTGGTGAAACCGGCTCTGTTTTTTTTAGCGGGCAACATTTTTTTGAAATACAGCTCCACCAAAATCGCCAATATCCGAGGGGTAATTTCCGCCTTGCCGGTATCTGCGGGTCTATTTCTGACCGGATTTTTTACCGTTACCGGCACGCCGCCGTTTGGAATCTTTTTTACGAAGATTTATGTCCTGTCCGCTGCCATCGGGACGAATCTCTTCGCCGGTCTGATCGCGATTTTCGCCTTTGCGCTCGTTTTCATTGGTTTTTTCAGGCAGGTTATCGCAATGATGTTCGGCGAAAAACCTTCAGAGATGCCGGTCGGGGAAATCCATCGCCTGCTCATTGCTCCGCCTTTGCTGCTTTTAGCAGCAGCGCTGGCGCTTAGTTTTTATCTGCCGCCGTTTCTTTCTGAACTGATCACGCAGGCCGTAGGGAAATATTCGTTATGAAATCACAAGTTTTTGACAGCATTATTCCCGCAGGGCATCAAATTGAACGTCATGGACGTTTGAGTGTTTTTGCCGTCAGCCCCTCCGAAATCAAAAAAGTCGCACTTTATTTTCACCAGGAAAAACGGTTGCCGCTGATGATAATTGCCGCAACCGACGAAAGGAAAGAAAAGGGCGCCTTTAAAATATGGTATGTCTTCGGAGTTCCTGGAGAAAACCGTTTTGTGGCTCCCTATATCAGCCTCGCTGACACAGTGGAATTCCCGTCTCTTGCCGCGGAGATTCACGAAACATGGGAGTATGAAAGACTGATTCAGACCTTTTTTGGCTTGCGGCCGGTCGGTCATCCCCATCCGCTGCCGCTGATTCTGCATGAGAACTGGCCAGCCGACGGCTTCCCGCTGCGCAAGGATTTTCACTGGCAGACCCGGCCGGAAACGGCGCAGGGCGTTTATCCTTTTCAACAGGTAGCGGGCGAAGGAATCTACGAAATACCGGTAGGCCCCATCCACGCCGGCATTATCGAACCGGGCCATTTCCGCTTCAGCGTTGCCGGCGAGGAGATCGTCCTGCTCGAACCACGCCTCGGCTACACGCACAAGGGCAGCGAAAAACTCTTCGAAGAACTGCCGCTGCCGGATAAAATCCGCCTCTCCGAGAAGATTTCCGGCGACAGCTCCTTTAGCCACTCTCTGGCCTTCTGCCAGGCGCTGGAGGAGCTGGCCGACATAACCGTTCCCGCCCGGGCGTCTCATCTGCGCGTGATCTATGCAGAATTGGAAAGGCTGGCCAACCACCTGGGCGATCTCGGCGCAATCATGCTCGACGCCGGCTTTAACTTCGGCGGTTCGCAGTGCTCGCGCCTGCGGGAAATGATCATGCAAATAAACGATCGCCTTACCGGCAGCAGATTTCTGCGGGGGGTGAACGCCATAGGCGGGGTTGAAAAGGATATTTCCTTGGAAAAGTCCCTTCAGTTAGTGGATGAGCTAGGGAAAATCAGGAAGGATTTTTCCGAAATAATGGCGGTTGCC encodes:
- a CDS encoding NADH-quinone oxidoreductase subunit H → MNIIFDILQPLFVPLLSPLLIGVVKKIKAKMQNRQGAGVLQPYRDLWKLFHKDEVISQDASWIFRMAPYIIFAVTLIVGAFIPIFNLNTFTAPLGDLLAVVYLLAIGTFFLALAGIDTGSAFGGFASSREMTVSALAEVGLIFSFFILSLVSGSTNLFTIADSVLVANITSLQPIILAGLGYFIVLLAEGGRYPFDNPATHLELTMIHEAMILEYCGRRLALMEWAAANKLFIFMTLGANLFFPWGLMHEFSLAALIVAVAVFALKLSAFCFAIAFIESGIAKFRFFRLPDLLIVSFILNIVAIGLIK
- a CDS encoding NADH-quinone oxidoreductase subunit C, whose amino-acid sequence is MKSQVFDSIIPAGHQIERHGRLSVFAVSPSEIKKVALYFHQEKRLPLMIIAATDERKEKGAFKIWYVFGVPGENRFVAPYISLADTVEFPSLAAEIHETWEYERLIQTFFGLRPVGHPHPLPLILHENWPADGFPLRKDFHWQTRPETAQGVYPFQQVAGEGIYEIPVGPIHAGIIEPGHFRFSVAGEEIVLLEPRLGYTHKGSEKLFEELPLPDKIRLSEKISGDSSFSHSLAFCQALEELADITVPARASHLRVIYAELERLANHLGDLGAIMLDAGFNFGGSQCSRLREMIMQINDRLTGSRFLRGVNAIGGVEKDISLEKSLQLVDELGKIRKDFSEIMAVAQNSASLLNRLETTGTLPLEIAREHGVVGIAAKALGIVNDARRDYPYAAYDSLYVADTFAKTGGDVYARFMARATEVYGSIKMIQQALAGLPAGPIQTAIAGAGLFRKSSLALGIVEGWRGNIVYLVHTDEQGEISRVALRDPSFLNWTLLGYAAAGYIVPDFPLINKSFNLSYSGNDL